The genomic stretch ttgcgagcacggtggccgccggcagtactacccccagtagtactcgtcatcgtcggcgtcgatgacgacgacgccccggcggcgacgcgctgttccggctcgacacgccggagggcaccggggactccggccagggctcccactgcgccctttcccaggcggagtgcgcgttcggcgggctcgccggcctgcgcagccgtgccctccgcgcggactcctgtcggagctgctcctccgccaggcgctcctcctccgccaggcgcgcggcccggcgctcctcctcctcccggagcgccgcctgacgcgtagcctcctcctgacggcgcgccagctcgaggaaggcccacgcgtccgcctgggcgtcctcctgggccttcccggccgcctcctccggcgcggaggtgcgcagcgtctcgggcgaggtgcggccatttggccagctcgtcgaggtcctgctgctcgcgggacgccgcgagcgccgcctgcagctccgggtcgttctcctcctcctggggctgcggctgcggctgcggctggggcGCGGgttcgttgatgtagaggccgccggggcggcggccagcccgcctagcagctgtgcctggctgcgcgcgaggccgcgccgtcgcggatgtgaagcatgtgcgccgccgcgcatcgtgctccacctcgaaccacaagtcccggcttgggacttgcgtcgccgtacgcggggtcctgccggaggtccgccggcagccgagcgcggcgcctccggatctcggcgtagcgggcgcggctcgacgccgggatgggcggcaccggaacccgatccgggctcgggtgccggccgtggggaggtgcacgtcccccacggcattgggacgccggcgtcccgaacatccgcgccaccgctacggtgacgtagatccgctcgcgtctgggaggcgccggcggccccattgcgaacgccggcggcgcgacttgccggctgctgccggcctcgtggtcgttggcggaaggctcgaactcgcgcttcggggccatggcggcgcggaagcttcgagctcgcgcgtgcggccggagtggaaagtggggaccggaTAGGGGCCGTCCCTTCCccggtccacatttaataggaccgggCACGCGACAGTGGGCCGGCCACGCGGaaagggcggacacgcgaggacgccgcgtgccatccgcggccacgcaaacccggcccagatttgggccgggtttgcgtcgttccggacgccgcggccgtccgcttttgcggtgcgtccccgcgttgtgccgggtttttgtccggctggacccatccggacgcgcgggcgcgggatgggtcggcccgttggagatgccctgagctcGCCATTCTCTCTCCATCTCTTTCGCTGCAGTGCATACGCCCATGCCCTCCCTGTCTCTGACTGTTCAAACATGTCTCTTCTCTCACCTGTTGGGGGCCGAGATCGGAATGAATGAATGGCCGATCGGCGATCGGATGTGTCATATGTACTGCATGCGCGAGGCGATGTGCCGTCCCATCTCCCCATCCCTTGTTAGTTCCTGTTCCCCGGGCCCGTGTTAAAATGTCCCGAGCATGTACTCATGTACTTGCTGAATCGCTGTCTTGGTTTCAATCGCTCACGTACACACTCAATTGACAGCCTCCCCTCTCTCCACTTTTGGGGCGAAATTAGTACGTGCACATACCAAGAATAAAAAGGGAAAACCCTGGTCAAGTGACAAAAGAGAGATGTCGGTGCACTAGTCTTGGTGGCATGGAGATGATGATCATTCATCGGAGGTCCCCGGTGGGCGGTGGTCTTGCCATACGAGGTGAAGGAGttccccgctgtaggtgaagAACAAGTTATGCACCATTACGAAGAAGGAGTTCTACGCAGATGCAGAAGATATCCGACAATTATAAATTACATGTGATGTTAATTCCTTTTATGCATGAACTTTTTTTGCGCAATATTTGTTTCAATACGGTGTAATCCTCATAAAAATATCAAGTTATTAGTGTTCTCCCGAGTGTAGCACGACTACGTGCACAATAATTTGGGGTGCGCCATGCCCACATGGGAATGAACGATTTATCGTGCATGAGACGGCTACGAGCGACACCTAATTGTCTTGACGTTGAGGTGTGATTGTCATGAACTCGGAACGAGTTGTTGAAAGATGAGCAAGAATTACATGGTGCTGTAATTGGCAAGTTGGCATACCGGTTGAGATATTTGTCATCAGTGATGTCCACATCAATGAAAATAATTTATTCACGGATCTTGAATCACCTCAACCAATTTTTGAGGGTTATTCGTTTACTAAGTGGGAGTGCACAATTATTGTTTAACTAAACGTCAATCATGAACACACTCTAAATAAACTTGTGTATATTGTTTTGAGAACATGGAATGCTTTTTGAATTTTACTTTTAACATAATGCTTGGGATTAATTGCAGATGAACACAGCTATATTGAGGCCCAACCATTTAGTCATTTTTCTGCAGCCTAGAATAAAGTAAGTCGTgtcgtttgttttttttttttttttttgaaacggaggcaaaagctttgcctcaatctattaattaagaagaaagtgcccaattttttggagaaaatcgggcgaaaaccaacaacacacacttagcaccccgccaacctggctacccacaCGAAGCACAGACGCCATCGAGGAGAAAGACCCGTTGAGGATGTCatcgagcgtcatcgtcgtcactcctcCACGAGATAGCGATTCCGACTTCACTTTAGACATCCGCCATCGAGACCCTCGCCGCAAACGACAACGGAACCCAAGTGAGCCTGTGCCAAACAGTCGACCCCCAAGCacgccgaggaggaggcagctccgacttcaacTGTGACCTTCATAGGAGAAGTTGCACGTCTTGCACcgacgcaagcaccaatcaagtggcatcgttgccacaagtcgcctcgcagctccgacttcaccatcacGGCAGGGGTGACGAAGAACATGCCGCAACTCCGATCCGCTCACCATTGTCATCGTCGCCACGCAACCCATGACGCCAACACCATCCAACTTCCACGGGTCCCTCTGGCCTAAGCAGCTCCAAATCGATGCCCTCAAAAGGGAAGACGACACAAGAATGCCGCCATCGACCGATCACGACGGATCTAGGGATTTCCCCGGAGCAAACCCAGACAAGAAGCCACAACGTCACctcggcgatgccttcaagaagggagcggcgcccgagcccgccgccatcgccggcctcggccaGCCGCCGGCCGGCCAGCAACCGAGACAAGGCGTTAGCTCGGGACTTGTCGCGCCATCCTCGCTTCGTGCCCAAGACCGGACCACCTTCTTCCACCATGCCCACCAACACCTCGCCGCTGTCGGGGCAGCCGCCCCCGGAACTCCACCAGCACCTACCACTGCACCATTGCAGCACCACCACGGCCAGGGCCTCCCGCGCCAGCCAGCCGCGACGCCCAGACCACCCACGCCCGGAGCCGGCCCGCAAGGCCCAGATCCGGCCCGGCGGCGCCCCGCCACCCtcagcgccgccgcccccacatgGCCACGCGCCACCACCTTCCCCAGCACCGGCCACGCAGCGCCCGCAACGGCCACTGCCCGACCGGCCCAGGCCAAGCCTAGATCGggcccgccgagccgccgccagcaGCCACGCACCATGCCGCCGGCCTCCGCCCGTCCCGCCGCGAGGTCCACGGCGACCTCgccccgaggccgccgccccggcgcacCGCGACACCTCTGCGCAGCACGCGCCCCGCGGTCGACGCCAGCGCCGCGCGTCTCCACCCACGCCTCCACGGCGAGATCCCGCCCTGACACCTTTGGCGGCGAGggcgcccgccgccaccgcggcgacggccagcggcagcggcggcgaaggGGGCCGAGCTGAGGGGAgccccggtggcggcggcggctagggttccccgAGCCGCCCCGTGCGGAGCGACGCGAGGTCAGGTTCCATTTGCATTGACTTTGAAGAttagtcgtgtcgtttgtggaatCATGACATTGTGAGCATCTTTGATCTGGTTTAACGTAAACAGTTGAAGCATAAAGttgtcaagaaaaaaaaaacagatgaaGCATAACAAAACATATCACAcaaagacacacacacacacacactctctctctctctctcaaaccaAATtccacaaaaacaaaaacaaacaaaaaacaaaaacaaaaacacctAACAATTTTATGCTAAAAGGAGGCCTGCCAATCTAAACGATTACTCCATACCACCTCACGAAATCTGTCAAGCAGTAATGATGGTACATAATTAATGTACAGACATGTACATCCTTGGTCATTTGATTTGATCGTCACATATGCTAACGCTATCCCAGAGAAAACCAACTCGTTGAATGAAACTCGAACGCAATGATAGCCTTCCAGAAAGTAGGATGGGCTGCGGCTCCGGTAGCACACATCGAACAAGTGTACTTCCGTGCCATCGCCATCGGACTATCGGGGTGCCTGCCTGCTTGCTGCCCACACATGTGTGGTGCTCGATTGATCGGAGACGACGCCTCGGTCGGTCGAGCAAACATCCATGGAAGTATCTGGCTTTCCTTTCCTGGGGAACAATAATGCCCGGCGAAGTTTTCGCCCTCTCGAGTCGAAAAACTATGAAAGTCAGAAGCCGATCTGCAGCTGCATCGGCACCAGCTAAAACTGTTTGAGCTGCCGGCCGCATGGATGTTTGGCTAGATCCTAGATGTGTGAAGTTCTGAACTAGCTGTAGCCTTAGGTACAAGCTGAACACTGAGGAGACTTCCGTCTTGCCAATGGAATGTTGCTTTCGTGTAGGGGAACCAAAGGAACATTGCTGAGAGGAGGTGACTTGAACGAGAAACATTAGCGAACGAACAGGAAAGGCTCGGGCTCTTGGGCTGGGGATGGACTCATCCTTTGGTAGAGCAAAGGAAGCCCATTAAAGCCGGAAATGCGCTTTTGATCTTGGGTCCCTATGATCCTACTCCAGAAAAACCATTTCAAAATATATTAAAAAAGTTCGGAACAAAAAAAATCGTGTATATATCGATATTCTATGTTCGCATATCAAGTTCCGTggaaaaccgatattttttgtgtCCGGTGTAAAAAGACAAGAAGATGTCTTGAGAAGAGCTTATTTTTAACACCAATTTTTTcttttacacatgacacaaaaaatATCAGTTTTTCACGAAACGATTTTGTGAACACACGGAATATCAAGATGTATTCGCGacatttattttcatattttattttgacaTTTTATAATAAgttcaaaattcatttcaaaaatcAGGAGCATGTGCTCTCAGGTGCAAAAAATGACATGTCCAATTAGGGCACAATTCTTTTACCGGCTTAAAAAATAGGTTACCCTCTCTCCAGCTTCTCTCTAAGCCACCTAGCCTATTACCTGGGGCTTCTAAATTCATTATGGGATATCTAGTTTAGAAGCTCCAACTAATAAGTTAGGGCGGCTTAGCCGCTTAGGCCATGTACAATGAGAGGTgtacttaggaaaataaaccaaccTTTTTTGTTAAGCACTAGGGTTTATTTGTAGATGAGGCTATGAGGTGCTTAGTTAGGCATTTTCTAGTACAAATAAGCAACGACACTTAGACAAAAACCGAAATCTAAGCCCTTCGTTAAGCTCCCTTAATGTACATGCCTTTATGGTGGAAGAAgttggggagagggtggcttatttTTTTAAGCTATAAAAGATTTGGGCCTAAACTTGTGAGGTGTGACGAATATCCTTTTCAATCTTCACCTGCTACATCCCCACATGATAAACTATCAAAAAAACTTGGCCCAAATTTGTGACGTGTGACGGATAGGTTTTCCAGTCTTCACCCACATCCCCACATGATActttttttgtcaaaaaaaaaaagagaaaaacaagTGGAGATCTTTGACTCCTGGGCACCAATGATCTATTAATTTTAGAATTTCAAAAATTGCATTTACAGGTTTTCAAAATTGTATAAAACTTCGGATGTAGCCCAAGATTTATCACACGAATGAATCTTTGGCACTAGAACACCAATGATctattgatttttaaaattcaaaaatcgaatttacaagtttcattttttttaaaactcTGGCTTTAGGCAAGGATTAATTTCACAACGTGAAAAAAATGTGAACTGCAAATACTTTACATTCCGACTTGTACAGAAATGAAAAAGTGTGGATCTGGCTATGTATATTTCCAAATCTTCATTTTTATTAGATTTTTTCATTATTAGGCTATatcattttttatattttcttgaaacttataaatattattttaattttttaaaacgaAAAAAGCACTGAAGCTCGGGAGGCAAGGACACTTTTCATTTTAAAACCCTATAGGATATATTTTTTACTTAATTTATGGTTAATGAACTTAGTATTTTATAACAGTTCATAATACTAGGCTTAGTCTTTATTTCTATTTTGTAGTATAATGGCCTTGAATATTAAACATTCAGAAGTATACTAAACCATTACATCTATATCGCTGAACATATATGCACTTTATGCGATGAACATCGAATGTGTGATTGTGTATCTGAAGAAACTTCTTCAATGTTTAAAACTCAAAGAGCCCTGCTATACGTACGACAATACCTGTACGAACCTTGTACGATCAGCCTGACAGCAAGCTCACTTCACGCGGGCGAACAAGACCATGTGCCTTCCTTTGCTATTTGCCTACTCCTACTCAGAATTAAAGCCGGCCAAGCTACACCACCAAGTCTAAGATCAAAGTGTGTATATATGAAAAAGTTTGTTCATTTGTTCCATGAGAATTCGGTAGCTCCTTAATCATCAGCTTCGCAAGGGCATCTTCAGTGGAGCGATCCATAATGTTTTGGGCTTTTCGAATCGGTTCACGCGGACAAACAGACCGGTCACCCATACCCGTCCGGCGTGACCCATCAGTTCACCAAATTTAGAAAGCCGATGCGTCTACACGGACAGGTCGCGGACAACGCGTGTGTCCTCCTACGAGTGACGTGGGCCCACATGGAAGCGACCCGTCAACAGAAAGCTGACTGGCGGTAGCAGGCACGACCATCAAAGCCGTCGTTGACCACTGCCGACGGTTCATCGACCTCGTCTCTAATGACGAAGAAGACGTCGGAAATTTGAGTTAGGTTTTTTAGgatttttcaaaattattttctaACTAAATTTTGTTAGAATGAATGAAATATTTATGAATTTTTCACGGGATTTTGAACTTCATTTGAATTCAGTCTTCTTTATGTCTGGGTCAGAAATGGTCAGCATGGACCGAATAGGTCGCGCCGCCGCTATGCAGGCATGTCTGGCAGACCGAACAACCATCGAAAATCTATCCGTGAAGCGACCCAAACATATAGAATCGGATTATTTGGATCGCCGGTTTGTGTCGACCCGCTGAACATACCCTAAAAACCACCAAGATATTCAGTGTGTCGGGCTGGAGCTGGATACAACGATGCTGAgatcatctccagccgcgtcccccaaagcgtccccaaacggcgccggatttaTCGTTTGAGGGCGCCGCTGTtgccgccgcgcctcggattAACGGGCGGTGTTGTTCATCTCGACGTCGTGCTACGCCTGGAAGTAGTcgacccaccaggcgtcgttgacaGTGGCCGCCCAGGTTGGATCGGCCCGCTTCTCGACAGTGAGGCAAGCCCGTCGGGCCCTGATCGTGTCCCTCCAGTGCTCCgtgtcccggcggcggcggcgggacgccgacGCCGTTGACGACCATCCTCCACCCGCCATTGTTTGGCTGGCGCGTCCGCTCCTGCGTCTCCTCGTCtcgcttcgttgtgtccggcgtgcccggcgtCGCTCGTGTAGCGGGAACGGGCTCGGACGCCGAACACCGTATTATACCGCGCCGGACGAAAAGGGGCTTTGAGACGGGTGGGAACGAAACTTTGTCTGGCGCGCAGGGGCAGGAGATGCTGTGAAGAAGCCAAGACAGGAAGTATTACGAGTGTTTTTTTTGTATCGGGCTGGGACTTGGCGTAGGGTAGCGGGGCTGATGTTGATTAGCTTGGTTTGCCAGAGTAAAATTAGTACTGTGGAGAAACATCGTACGTGGTTCGTATGTGTGTTGTCGTGTGTGGAGCAATTCCGAAACTCAAATGGGGAAATTAGAAGATAAATTCATCATCATATTCTAACATTAAAGCAGGAAGAAGAGAAGTGGGCGTTTGAGCCCAACCCGAGCCCAAACTCAAACCTAACAAACCCAAAACCCGCGGACCAAAAATCTCCGAACCCTCGCCGGCAGTACCCGGCGTCGCCGCCATGCACGCCTCCGTCCGCTTGCTCCGCCgtctctcctcttcttcctcctcccgctcgctccgccgcctccccttccaCCCCTCGCCCCTGCCGTCTCCACATCCACTTCCTCTGCCAATCCTCCGAACCCGGGCCCCCCTCCCCCGCCTCGCTGGCCGCCGCTTGTCCACCATCTCCTGCGCATCCACACCCTCTGTCCGCCTAGGGGAATGCGGCGCTCTAGGCACTCCGGCCATACCGGAGGTGGAGAAAtccgagggagaggaggaggtggaTTCTGCGGCGGCGCGGCATGACACGGACGCGTTCGCGGCGGTGGAGCTGGCGCTGGACTCGGTGGTCAAGGTGTTCACGGTGTCAAGCGGTCCAAACTACTTCCTGCCGTGGCAGAACAAGTCCCAGCGCGAGAGCATGGGCTCCGGTAAGCAACCGATCTTGGCAGTTTAGCCCTGTGGAGTGAGTCGGAGGAGTATGTCTGGATAATTGGATCCCGCCACTGTGGTAGTTTGCCAGGTGTGATGGACATTGAGAATAgaatataattttttattttacagATAGATAGTTTCAATTTGCTGTGGGATCAGCTTACTTTGCTGATTCATTCGGACAAAGGGAGTATCTTGTATGCAATTTGCCCTCTGGAGTGAGTCGGAGGAGCATGTTTGGATAACTGAATCCCATTACTGTGGTAGGTGGCTAGGAGTGATGGACATggataatagaatataattttttattttacagATAGATAGTGTCAATTTGCTGTGGGATTGACTTAGTTTGCTGATTCAGTCAGACAAAAAGAGTATCTTGTATGCAAATTTCTGGTGTTATTCCTAATTGTATAAGGTGTATGCACTAAGTAAATGTTATAGAATGGGGAAACTGGAGAATTTGATTTAATGAGAAGTCACTGTACATGGATTTCCCACTATACTACTGGATTGTATTGTATACTGTTAAAATATACACGATATAAGAAAAAACATAGAACATAGAAAACGACTTCAGAAAATGACATAATGTGAAAGGTTGGTTGTTTTTGGGCCTCCAATGACATTGGAATGGAGTTTGTTCTGTGGTTCATCTCCTAATCTTCCATCCCCATTGTAGGCTTTGTAATATCTGGAAGAAGGATCGTCACAAATGCTCATGTGGTAGCTGATCATACTTTTGTTCTTGTGAGGAAGCATGGGTCACCTACAAAGTACAAGGCCGAAGTTCAGGCTGTTGGCCACGAGTGTGATTTGGCTCTTCTGACAGTTGAGAGTGAGGAGTTTTGGGAGGGGATGAACAGCTTGGATCTTGGAGACATTCCGTTTTTGCAGGAAGCCGTCGCTGTGGTTGGCTACCCTCAGGGTATGAGTTTGACATTGACATTCTGATATCTTTTTTTGCAGTAGTATATAGTTAGTCCTCAAACTTCTTAGCTGTATGATTTTATCCACAAGTATCCAGTTAGGACTGTGCATTAGGGATTAGTCATATTGTGGGATCTTAATATTGTAATGGTTCTAAAACGTAGTTGGGTAACAAATGTAATTTATATATGATCGTACCAATTCTACCGATCCTAATTATTAACTGCAAATAGGTCTTTTAGTTATAAAGCTCTTATCATATGATGAAAAGATGTTTGATTGGACTTTATATTTGGAATAAAGCTGTTAATTGAAACTAGCTGAAATACACTTTACATTTAAGAAAAGTACCTTTGTTAGAATCAGGTGGGGTCTTAGATTCATGGTTTAAGGGTTGAGGGTCTTAGATTCTACTACTTGATCCTAGATTGCAATGTTGTTGGGATATCTCTGTTTTGAGCCGGTACCTAATCTAAAAAACTGTAACCCTAGTTTCTGCCGTTTCAGAAAGGTTCGCTATTACTTCAATTTGTTCAGCTCAGCTTGGTTCCGATGCTGTACTGCTGCTGCTAGCATTAACTGGTCATCTACTTAGACACTTGAAACATATAAAAATGTGGACAACTTAATTATTCTGGAGTTTTGATGGTGCAGGTGGAGACAATATCTCTGTCACCAAGGgggttgtttctagagttgaaccAACACAATATGCCCATGGTGCGACTCAGCTCATGGCTATACAAATAGATGCAGCTATTAATCCAGGCAATAGTGGAGGGCCTGCAATCATGGGCGATAAAGTGGCTGGAGTTGCTTTCCAAAATCTGTCAGGAGCGGAAAATATTGGGTGAGCACtccactttttttttgtctttgcacCAATTGAATCTTTATTTTATCCCGAATTCTGTGCTTAACCTTTTTTTGGCAGGTATATTATACCTGTGCCCATAATTAACCGTTTCATTTCTGGAGTGGAAGAGAGTGGTAAATATTCCGGGTTTTGTTCTCTTGGAATATCTTGCCAGGCCACTGAAAACATCCAAATAAGAGAGTGCTTTGGTATGCGGCCTGAAATGACTGGAGTGTTAGTGAGTAGAATAAATCCTCTATCTGATGCTTACAAAGTTTTGAAGAAAGACGATATCCTTCTTGAGTTTGATGGCGTGCCTATTGCGAATGACGGGACAGGTGAGCTTAAACTTCCCAATATGCATTGGTCGGTATTTTGTGTtgcaaatttttgttttctatatgTTTATATATTTGGATGCATTAATTATCTTACCATTCTGTTTATAATATTATTTAAGTATCGTCATTTGGCATACTATGCTACATATTTTTGCATTGCTGATTGATGAGTCTATGCATGTGCCACTCTGAAATATGAAGCATACTAGCATCTCAGCTTCAATAAccgatgatcataatctcttttaATGCTTGCAGTTCCATTTCGTAATAGAGAGAGAATCACCTTTGATCATCTTGTGTCCATGAAGAAGCCTGAAGAAACATCAGTTATCAAAGTGCTAAGAGATGGCAAAGAGCATGAATTGACTGTGACACTCAGACCTGTAAGACCATGAAATGCTACTTATACATTTTATCTGAGCTTTTGATTGACCAGGGTGCATCTTGTTTGAGGGGTTGTGGATACTAAGTGATTGATGGGATGGGATGTTCTCCCTGTTTAGTGTTTGTTAGTACTTAGTTTCCACAGTGTCAAACATTTCAATGGACTGAACCTTGATCGAAATAAACTCTAAAACAAACCTACAGAAGTAGCATCCATCCAATCAGTTATTACCTATTTTAGGACTCATCCCACAAAAGTCTGTAACACACCGAATTCACTATATTAGCCCAGCGAGTTGAGCCTGTAGACCTTTTCTACAGCTAATTGAACAGGACTTGGTGTCTGGGTCTGACTGGATTTATGGACTGCCCAAACTCATACTTGTGCAGGTTAAATAGTAGCCCAAAAAAGTAGATTCATTTGTTACACACTAACCCCCAGGCTTAGGCTTTGCATCCATCATTTGCTGGCACTTTTTCCTATCTTGATCTTCGTTCTCTATGTAGACAGTGAAGTGATCTTATACATGCATTTCTTCTTATGCAGCTGCAACCTCTAGTCCCTGTACATCAATTTGATAAAGTACCCAGCTACTACATCTTTGCTGGTTTTGTTTTTATCCCGCTGTCCCAGCCTTATCTCCATGAATTTGGAGAAGACTGGTACAACACTTCGCCACGCCGACTTTGTGAACGGGCATTGAGAGAGCTTCCAAAGAAGGCTGGCCAACAGTTAGTAATACTCTCGCAGGTACTACTGCACTAACTCACTATCTCCTCATGCCTCAGTTTACCCCATTTACCCCATTTAAGGTGCGGAAAATATAGCAGACTCCATCAGTCACTTACCCTGTATATTTTCATGATAATTGATCTACTACTCAAATCTGTGTATCAGGTCCTCATGGATGATATTAATGTCGGTTACGAAAGGCTGGCTGAACTGCAGGTATTTTTCTATTAGACACATCCTTTAGCACACACCGCACCCTTAATGATAGTTAAAGTTATCTCAGCTGACGAGGCTTCATGATATTATCAGGTGAAGAAGGTGAATGGTGTTGAGGTTGAGAACTTGAAACATCTGTGCAGTATTGTGGAGGGCTGCACTGAAGAAAACTTGAGATTTGATTTGGATGATGAGCGGGTCATCGTTCTAAAATTTCAGAACGCGAAGCTTGCCACATCTCGGATCCTGAAGCGGCACAGGATTCCATCAGCCATGTCGAGTGACCTTTTCGATGAACAAGGAAGCAATGGTGAGACTGAAGCGTCCGGCACTAACTGACACATTTTGTAGACGTAGCTACACAGCTTCCTGCGGAAGAACCGATATTAGCTCGGTTGTTTTTCCAGAGGCAGATGCGGAAGGACGAGGACTGCCTGGAGCTCTCCTCTGGCTGCGGCGGCTCCTGTTTGGCTGACTCAATTTTGACGGAAGGAAGAAGGGGGGGTCTTCAGCAAATAAGAAGAATCCAAGTTCTTCAGCCTAAGATGTAACACTATCATTCTTTGCTCCCCCCAACTATTTATCATTCTTTCTTTTTTCACTGTAAGGGTTGCGGTACCCTGTGTTGAATTCATATTATGTATCATCATGAAAACGTAGCATAGGAAGCACGAGTTTCAGTAGTCGAAGGCACTTTGTTCCAAACTGTACAAGTTTTGCTGACATGTTGAGACAATTTATAGAAAATTTTAGCAGAGAAAGGAAAACCTGAGTGTTTGACTCCTGCCAGGTTGGTATAATGTTCTAACAGTTTCTTTGGATCTGTTCCATGTTCTTAATATTCTATCTGAATCCTGTATTTAAGTGTTCCAGTTAGACTTGCAACGGGGAACAGGATGCGGGAGGACAGAAATTTCACAGCCCAGCCCAGCGCTTTCACGTTTTCTACCCTGCAGCCCTAGTTGCAGTAGTTGAGAACTTCGGTCTTTAGTGCGTACATATTTGTTTGTTCATGTAAAATG from Lolium rigidum isolate FL_2022 chromosome 4, APGP_CSIRO_Lrig_0.1, whole genome shotgun sequence encodes the following:
- the LOC124646539 gene encoding protease Do-like 10, mitochondrial, translating into MHASVRLLRRLSSSSSSRSLRRLPFHPSPLPSPHPLPLPILRTRAPLPRLAGRRLSTISCASTPSVRLGECGALGTPAIPEVEKSEGEEEVDSAAARHDTDAFAAVELALDSVVKVFTVSSGPNYFLPWQNKSQRESMGSGFVISGRRIVTNAHVVADHTFVLVRKHGSPTKYKAEVQAVGHECDLALLTVESEEFWEGMNSLDLGDIPFLQEAVAVVGYPQGGDNISVTKGVVSRVEPTQYAHGATQLMAIQIDAAINPGNSGGPAIMGDKVAGVAFQNLSGAENIGYIIPVPIINRFISGVEESGKYSGFCSLGISCQATENIQIRECFGMRPEMTGVLVSRINPLSDAYKVLKKDDILLEFDGVPIANDGTVPFRNRERITFDHLVSMKKPEETSVIKVLRDGKEHELTVTLRPLQPLVPVHQFDKVPSYYIFAGFVFIPLSQPYLHEFGEDWYNTSPRRLCERALRELPKKAGQQLVILSQVLMDDINVGYERLAELQVKKVNGVEVENLKHLCSIVEGCTEENLRFDLDDERVIVLKFQNAKLATSRILKRHRIPSAMSSDLFDEQGSNEADAEGRGLPGALLWLRRLLFG